The nucleotide sequence ATATAAAGTTATGTGTTATGCAAAACAACAAACATGCTCTATAGCCATTAAATACTCGTGTTGTTCTTATAAAGCACGTATATGTGAAAACTCAAAACTCTAACAACTGTTGCCTCAGTTGTGCTAGAGATAATTAAAATACAATGTAATGTCAACAATTATTAAAATTAGAAACCAAAAATAAGAGGAAAGTTTTAACTCTCAAAAAAGAATAAATTTTATGGGTCACCGTATTTTTCTGGGGATTTAAGCAAAAAGCTTAGAGAGCCTGAACAAGAAGAACCTTGTATCTACAACGCCTCTTAAGTTTGCCCTGAAGAGCTTTATTTTTGAATTAAAAGATTCCGCATTTGCATTGGTAGATCTATTGTCAAAGAAGTTTAGAATATTGCTCATATGGTTGCTTACTGTATTTGCTACCGTTAAAAATTCCTTGGTTTCCATCTCATGAGTTTTATTGATCCATTCAGCAAACTTTTTTTCAGCGGATATTTTTGTGTTGCTTTCATATATTAGCCTAAACCCAAGAACATGGTCATAAGCTTTTTTGAGGTCTGGATAATTTTCAAAAGCTATGTTGGCTCTCTGCTCTTGGCTTTGAGTCCAATCAGCTTTCTTTTTGGCAAAGACATACCTGCAGCGGGCCAAAAGTTGCTTTGGGGTGTCCCCATTGGGCAATAAGGGTGCTTTATACCTAACGCCATTCTTTTTGGCAGCTTCGATAGCCTTGTTTTCCATATCTAGTTCAACCCATCTTTGATTGACCCTTATATGTTGTAGAGCCTCCAGGGCCAGCCTTACTACATGAAAGCGGTCTGTAACCAAATTTGCCATGGGGAAACATGTTCTTGCGGATGACTCCATGTTTTTTGCCATGTCAAGGGTTACTTCCTTTACTTTATTCCTTTGTTCCAGAGGGATTTTCTCTAGGA is from Cytophagaceae bacterium ABcell3 and encodes:
- a CDS encoding transposase → MLRRHYKKKSSGFKQWEQKEHAEDYLVFPDNIGEHLSIDEVALSKGELYTFITNKNGRGKKGSLVASVKGTLSANIIQVLEKIPLEQRNKVKEVTLDMAKNMESSARTCFPMANLVTDRFHVVRLALEALQHIRVNQRWVELDMENKAIEAAKKNGVRYKAPLLPNGDTPKQLLARCRYVFAKKKADWTQSQEQRANIAFENYPDLKKAYDHVLGFRLIYESNTKISAEKKFAEWINKTHEMETKEFLTVANTVSNHMSNILNFFDNRSTNANAESFNSKIKLFRANLRGVVDTRFFLFRLSKLFA